One Nitrososphaerota archaeon genomic region harbors:
- a CDS encoding ATP-dependent DNA helicase produces the protein MSVGITGKFAYESFRPGQRELAERVYEASLSGETLVAEAMSGFGKTAAVLTGTLSAAEETESKVVYTCRTKRQVHRVVEEVCRLQSRHPFTAASMFSKFDYCLLRRQSARPVPQESFGWYCWFNVSNNLCSYFMNVPLVPEDFGHAVEGALRTMPTHSELVRESESIHVCPYEVAKLAMAQARIAVVPYQYVFDTKAAPVLFDRNSVDRKKTILVVDEAHNLRDFLRGVHSATLTLDQIEGAVREADAMLMEEASLSLKSLEGILERVMVDRLGWLLDREAVLGEIRGAKGTGWLQNLAFELNACSGAAWGSIAYERRLPSLLLRVGEFLARLTSSDGSLLVKWDRTLGLMYPDPVGGLAPYLDEFRSSILISATINPSAVFNRSLGLHGTGAATFHVPAEPNVVVRTAIDTGVSTRYKLRSPEMFSRISDKVAAVIQATRSGVGVFAPSYAVLAPIAERVSAKLGERHVVSEAPGLSSQEAADVAESFRSSEDSVLFAVQGGRFSEGEDFSEDTMGAVVVVGLSLPPPSPMLYAEYACLRRSGEPDSFLMLSRLPALRKAFQAAGRHIRRPGKRGLVFLLDDRFNSDAVRELMPSWLGKDVVVGDFTTEDLEKFTREFWDSPG, from the coding sequence ATGTCTGTGGGAATAACAGGGAAGTTCGCCTACGAGTCGTTCAGACCAGGCCAGAGAGAGCTAGCCGAACGGGTCTACGAGGCCTCCCTCTCAGGAGAGACGCTGGTCGCCGAGGCCATGAGCGGCTTCGGGAAGACCGCCGCGGTGCTGACGGGTACTCTTTCCGCCGCAGAGGAGACGGAATCCAAGGTCGTCTACACCTGCAGGACGAAGCGGCAGGTCCACAGAGTGGTGGAGGAGGTGTGCAGGCTCCAGAGCCGGCATCCATTCACAGCGGCGTCTATGTTCTCCAAGTTCGACTACTGCCTTCTGAGGCGCCAGTCTGCCAGGCCTGTCCCCCAGGAGTCCTTTGGCTGGTACTGCTGGTTCAATGTCAGCAACAACCTCTGTTCGTACTTCATGAATGTGCCCCTGGTGCCCGAAGACTTCGGCCACGCGGTGGAGGGGGCGCTCCGCACCATGCCCACCCACAGCGAACTCGTCAGGGAATCGGAATCAATCCACGTCTGCCCCTACGAGGTAGCGAAGCTCGCCATGGCCCAGGCGAGGATCGCGGTCGTCCCATACCAGTATGTCTTCGACACCAAGGCCGCGCCTGTCCTCTTCGACCGGAACTCAGTCGACAGGAAGAAGACCATCCTGGTGGTCGACGAGGCCCACAACCTCCGGGACTTCCTCAGAGGGGTACACTCGGCCACCCTTACCCTCGACCAGATCGAGGGGGCCGTCCGCGAGGCGGACGCCATGCTGATGGAGGAGGCGTCGCTTTCCCTGAAGTCCCTCGAGGGGATACTGGAGCGGGTCATGGTCGATCGCCTCGGCTGGCTCCTCGACAGGGAGGCGGTCCTGGGAGAGATACGGGGCGCCAAGGGGACTGGGTGGCTCCAGAACCTTGCCTTCGAACTCAACGCCTGCTCGGGCGCTGCCTGGGGCTCGATAGCCTACGAGCGGCGGCTGCCTTCACTCCTGCTCAGGGTGGGGGAGTTCCTCGCGCGGCTCACATCTTCCGACGGGAGCCTGCTCGTCAAGTGGGACAGGACCCTGGGGCTCATGTACCCGGACCCAGTCGGGGGCCTCGCGCCGTACCTTGACGAGTTCAGGAGCTCGATCCTGATCTCCGCCACAATCAACCCATCGGCGGTCTTCAACCGGTCCCTGGGGCTCCACGGCACGGGGGCTGCGACCTTCCACGTCCCCGCCGAGCCCAACGTGGTCGTCAGGACCGCAATCGACACAGGCGTGTCGACCCGCTACAAGCTGAGGAGCCCGGAGATGTTCTCGAGGATTTCTGACAAGGTCGCCGCGGTCATCCAGGCCACCAGGTCCGGGGTGGGAGTCTTCGCTCCGTCCTACGCGGTCCTGGCCCCAATCGCCGAGAGGGTCTCGGCGAAGCTGGGGGAGAGGCACGTCGTCTCAGAGGCCCCGGGGCTCTCGAGCCAGGAAGCGGCGGACGTAGCCGAATCCTTCCGCTCCTCCGAGGACTCGGTCCTCTTCGCCGTCCAGGGGGGTCGCTTCTCCGAAGGGGAGGACTTCAGCGAGGACACTATGGGGGCGGTGGTCGTGGTGGGGCTCTCTCTGCCCCCTCCCTCCCCGATGCTCTACGCGGAATATGCCTGTCTCAGGCGGTCGGGGGAGCCGGACTCATTCCTGATGCTCTCCCGCCTGCCCGCCCTCCGCAAGGCGTTCCAGGCCGCGGGGCGCCACATCAGGCGACCAGGTAAGCGCGGGCTGGTCTTCCTGCTGGACGACCGTTTCAATTCAGATGCGGTCCGGGAGCTGATGCCTTCCTGGCTCGGGAAGGACGTCGTCGTAGGGGACTTCACAACCGAGGACCTCGAGAAGTTCACGCGCGAGTTCTGGGATTCCCCGGGCTGA
- the topA gene encoding DNA topoisomerase I, which translates to MSAASSGHTLVICEKPDAARRVSEALSGGSAQSSIVDGVAVFRFHSSGQDFVVCSAQGHVYAVSDPFEERGVYPVFDVEWYSSDLVDDGSTNAARRIGAIRKLAQGAAKFVNACDFDVEGETIGFNILRYACGGKEREALRAKFSTLAPEELVRSFRDAKPQAAQGLARAGRARHLVDFVWGVNLSRVLSQSALNSGHRYRTVSIGRVQGPTLNFLVEREREIREFVPVPFWKVRGVFEKDGKKLSAEYSKEKVRKKAEAQQVRDDCLGAEGIAAKVGRNVISIPPPPPFNIGDLQKEAYRAFGYSPSRTLQVAERLYLGALISYPRTGSQRLPPSINYRAIVQDLSRMGEYSGDAGRLLRSELKPAQGAKQDLAHPAIHPTGEVPRRGLEASERAVFDLVVRRFLSVFGESARRELVTVVIAVGEHRFRLGGGRTVYPGWTSYYGKYAGMKDVEAPRVAEGDRFRVLGVEVEDKLEQKPFRYNQSSLLEAMEQENIGTKATRAEIISTLVGRGYVAGESMAATDLGLSVVETMEKYAPAIVTTGLTRRVEERLEAIESGAEGDGALVRETVRSISDQLTGLNAKEEEVGRALDSALMATVAATQVLGPCPVCKKGQLRVITSKKTKKRFVGCSEYGSGCRASAPLPQRGTVKATSRPCRHCSWPVIYVMKGRSPWKLCVNMNCPGKGERKHEVPSL; encoded by the coding sequence ATGTCGGCTGCGAGTTCTGGGCACACCCTGGTCATCTGCGAGAAGCCTGACGCAGCCCGAAGGGTCTCCGAGGCCCTCTCCGGAGGGAGCGCCCAGAGCTCCATCGTGGACGGCGTCGCTGTGTTCCGGTTCCACAGCTCAGGTCAGGACTTCGTAGTCTGCTCGGCCCAGGGGCACGTCTACGCGGTCTCCGACCCCTTCGAGGAGCGGGGGGTGTACCCTGTCTTCGACGTGGAGTGGTATTCTTCCGACCTGGTCGACGACGGTAGCACCAACGCGGCGAGGCGCATAGGGGCCATCCGGAAGCTCGCCCAGGGCGCGGCCAAGTTCGTGAACGCCTGCGACTTCGACGTCGAAGGGGAGACCATCGGTTTCAACATCCTCCGCTACGCCTGCGGTGGGAAGGAGCGCGAAGCCCTCAGGGCGAAGTTCTCGACGCTTGCCCCTGAGGAGCTGGTCCGATCGTTCAGGGACGCGAAGCCTCAGGCGGCGCAGGGGCTCGCGCGGGCGGGCAGGGCGAGGCACCTTGTCGATTTCGTCTGGGGGGTGAACCTCTCCAGAGTCCTCTCCCAGTCGGCCCTGAACTCCGGCCACAGGTACCGGACCGTGAGCATAGGGAGGGTCCAGGGACCCACGCTCAACTTCCTTGTCGAGAGAGAAAGGGAAATTCGTGAATTCGTCCCGGTGCCGTTCTGGAAGGTCAGGGGGGTCTTCGAGAAGGACGGGAAGAAGCTCTCTGCCGAGTATTCGAAGGAGAAGGTGAGGAAGAAGGCAGAGGCGCAGCAGGTCAGGGACGATTGTCTGGGAGCGGAGGGGATCGCAGCGAAGGTCGGAAGGAACGTCATCTCGATCCCCCCGCCCCCGCCCTTCAACATCGGCGACCTTCAGAAGGAAGCCTACAGGGCATTCGGATATTCGCCGAGCAGGACGCTGCAGGTCGCGGAGAGGCTCTACCTTGGCGCACTGATCTCCTATCCGCGCACCGGGTCGCAGAGGCTCCCGCCCTCGATCAACTACAGGGCCATTGTGCAGGACCTCTCTAGGATGGGCGAGTATTCGGGCGATGCCGGCCGGCTCCTCCGGTCGGAGCTCAAACCCGCCCAGGGCGCCAAGCAGGACCTTGCCCACCCCGCCATCCATCCCACAGGCGAGGTCCCCAGGAGGGGACTCGAGGCCTCCGAGCGGGCGGTGTTCGACTTGGTCGTGAGGAGGTTTCTGTCCGTGTTTGGGGAGTCGGCCAGGAGGGAGCTCGTGACTGTCGTGATAGCTGTCGGGGAGCACCGGTTCAGGCTCGGAGGTGGCAGGACCGTCTATCCAGGTTGGACTTCGTACTACGGCAAGTACGCGGGGATGAAGGATGTCGAGGCCCCCCGGGTCGCCGAGGGAGACCGGTTCAGGGTCCTCGGGGTGGAGGTCGAGGATAAGCTCGAGCAGAAACCCTTCCGTTACAACCAGAGCAGCCTCCTCGAGGCGATGGAACAGGAGAACATTGGGACGAAGGCCACTCGGGCGGAGATTATCTCCACGTTGGTGGGGAGGGGCTACGTGGCTGGGGAGAGCATGGCGGCGACAGACCTTGGCCTTTCGGTGGTCGAGACGATGGAGAAGTATGCGCCGGCCATAGTGACCACAGGGCTCACTCGCCGGGTCGAAGAAAGGCTCGAGGCGATCGAGAGCGGAGCCGAGGGGGACGGGGCCCTGGTGCGCGAGACCGTGAGGTCGATCTCAGACCAGCTCACGGGGCTCAACGCAAAGGAGGAGGAGGTGGGCAGGGCACTCGATTCAGCCCTGATGGCGACGGTCGCAGCGACCCAGGTCCTGGGTCCCTGCCCCGTCTGCAAGAAGGGACAGCTGAGGGTCATCACTTCGAAGAAGACGAAGAAGCGGTTCGTGGGGTGCTCCGAGTACGGGTCGGGGTGCAGGGCCTCGGCGCCGCTTCCGCAGAGGGGGACCGTAAAGGCCACGTCTAGGCCCTGCCGACACTGCTCCTGGCCAGTGATCTATGTCATGAAAGGCAGGTCCCCCTGGAAGCTCTGCGTGAACATGAACTGTCCCGGGAAGGGAGAGAGGAAGCATGAAGTGCCTAGTTTGTGA
- the cofE gene encoding coenzyme F420-0:L-glutamate ligase, with protein sequence MLSLRAVTTPPKSSKFDIVELIEQRLGGVLRDGDVLVVSSKFVAVSEGRIVSLRGVVASEKAKGLAAKYRMDERLCELILRESDEVMGGVPGFLLTMKDGLLTPNAGIDKSNVRHGAVVLYPRRPEVSARRIREGIRFSLGVSVGVVVCDSRLSPTRRGTTGVALAASGIEAVLDMRGRKDLFGNVLKVTSQGVADDLSSAAEVLMGESDEGTPMVLVRGLKKKLLKTTEYPARRFAIPAEQCVYLRSLGYEAQGL encoded by the coding sequence TTGCTCTCTCTGCGGGCTGTCACGACCCCTCCCAAGAGCTCGAAGTTCGACATCGTGGAGCTGATCGAGCAGAGGCTGGGCGGGGTCCTGAGGGACGGAGACGTCCTCGTGGTGTCGAGCAAGTTCGTCGCGGTCTCGGAGGGAAGGATCGTCAGCCTGCGTGGGGTCGTGGCCAGCGAGAAGGCGAAGGGCCTGGCCGCGAAGTACAGGATGGACGAGAGGCTCTGCGAACTCATCCTGCGCGAGTCCGACGAAGTGATGGGCGGAGTCCCCGGATTCCTGCTTACGATGAAGGATGGGCTCCTCACGCCCAACGCGGGGATCGACAAGTCCAACGTCAGGCACGGAGCGGTCGTCCTATACCCAAGGCGGCCCGAGGTTTCGGCGCGGAGGATACGCGAGGGAATCAGGTTCTCGCTCGGCGTCTCTGTGGGGGTCGTGGTCTGCGACAGCAGGCTCTCGCCAACCCGCCGGGGGACCACGGGGGTGGCGCTGGCAGCGTCTGGAATCGAGGCGGTACTCGACATGAGGGGTAGGAAGGACCTGTTCGGCAATGTTCTGAAGGTGACTTCGCAGGGGGTCGCCGACGACCTCAGCTCTGCGGCAGAGGTGTTGATGGGGGAGTCGGACGAGGGGACGCCGATGGTGCTGGTGCGGGGGCTGAAGAAGAAACTTCTGAAAACGACTGAGTATCCGGCTAGGAGGTTCGCGATCCCGGCCGAGCAGTGCGTCTACCTCCGGAGCCTAGGATACGAGGCCCAGGGCCTGTGA
- the gcvT gene encoding glycine cleavage system aminomethyltransferase GcvT: protein MLKTTQLHDYHSNHAKMTEFAGYDMPLWYTTTTEEHLAVREGAGIFDVSHMGRFTVKGKQAASFIEGLVPTGVGQQPPGKAFYTLLLDEQAGIIDDLIIMRLGQDDFVLVVNAANAETDMRHIQATGIPAGVEVGDMTATSVMIAVQGPKAQEALQPLTDLDLSQLKRFRCAETRLFGERALVSRTGYTGEDGFEATIIGPTVEAPGKALEAWEKLASSARPCGLGARDSLRLEAGFPLHGSDIDQKTDPFQADLAWVISAKSGYVGSAKVAELRTRPPEFVRRGVVLESGIPRHGFDVLGPEGPVGKVTSGTFSPILRRGIALCSVRQESSEIGSGVKVTIRESVQAGHIVKPPFYDEQLYGWKRRRNGN, encoded by the coding sequence ATGCTCAAGACGACCCAGCTGCACGATTACCATTCGAATCATGCGAAGATGACGGAGTTCGCAGGCTACGACATGCCCCTCTGGTACACCACCACCACCGAGGAGCACCTCGCCGTCAGAGAGGGCGCCGGGATATTCGACGTATCCCACATGGGTCGCTTCACAGTGAAAGGCAAGCAGGCCGCATCCTTCATCGAAGGGCTCGTCCCCACGGGGGTCGGACAGCAGCCTCCCGGCAAGGCATTCTACACCCTGCTGCTCGACGAGCAGGCCGGAATCATCGACGACCTGATCATCATGCGCCTGGGCCAGGACGACTTCGTACTCGTGGTCAACGCAGCCAACGCGGAGACGGACATGCGCCACATCCAGGCGACAGGCATTCCAGCTGGCGTTGAAGTCGGCGACATGACCGCGACCTCAGTGATGATCGCCGTCCAGGGACCCAAAGCCCAGGAGGCGCTCCAGCCGCTGACCGACCTCGACCTCAGCCAGCTGAAGAGGTTCAGGTGCGCAGAGACAAGGCTGTTCGGGGAGAGGGCCCTCGTGTCCAGGACGGGGTACACCGGAGAGGACGGGTTCGAAGCGACCATCATCGGTCCGACAGTGGAGGCTCCGGGAAAGGCCCTCGAGGCCTGGGAGAAGCTCGCGTCGAGCGCCAGACCCTGCGGCCTCGGCGCCAGAGATTCGCTGAGGCTTGAGGCTGGGTTCCCACTGCATGGCTCCGACATCGACCAGAAGACAGACCCATTCCAGGCCGACCTCGCGTGGGTCATCTCCGCCAAGTCAGGTTACGTGGGCTCCGCCAAAGTCGCGGAGCTGAGGACGAGACCTCCGGAGTTCGTCAGGCGCGGAGTGGTGCTCGAGAGCGGTATACCCCGGCACGGCTTCGATGTCCTGGGCCCTGAGGGCCCGGTGGGGAAGGTGACCAGCGGGACCTTCTCTCCTATCCTGCGCAGGGGCATCGCCCTTTGCAGCGTCCGCCAAGAAAGCTCTGAAATCGGGTCCGGCGTGAAGGTCACGATAAGGGAGTCGGTCCAGGCCGGCCACATCGTCAAGCCCCCCTTCTACGACGAGCAGCTCTACGGCTGGAAGCGCCGTCGCAACGGTAATTAG
- the gcvH gene encoding glycine cleavage system protein GcvH, whose protein sequence is MDIHGYHIPEDLLYTKEHEWAKLDGQAVRVGITDYAAKTLNDVVYVAAAKVNDRVAQFKTMGTVESIKAVSELYSPVSGTVARVNAELDTRPELVNKSPYGEGWLVEVRADDFEAERKKLLDANGYAAHLEALLRK, encoded by the coding sequence ATGGACATCCACGGCTATCACATACCAGAAGACCTCCTCTACACCAAGGAGCACGAATGGGCCAAGCTGGATGGCCAGGCGGTCAGGGTCGGCATCACGGACTACGCCGCCAAGACCCTCAACGACGTGGTCTACGTGGCTGCTGCTAAGGTCAACGACAGGGTGGCCCAGTTCAAGACCATGGGAACAGTCGAGTCCATCAAGGCGGTGTCCGAGTTGTACTCCCCGGTTTCCGGCACCGTGGCCAGGGTGAACGCGGAGCTGGACACCCGCCCCGAGCTGGTCAACAAGTCTCCCTACGGAGAGGGGTGGCTGGTCGAAGTAAGGGCGGACGACTTCGAGGCGGAACGGAAGAAGCTCCTAGACGCGAATGGATACGCCGCGCACCTCGAAGCACTGCTCAGGAAGTAA
- a CDS encoding RNA-protein complex protein Nop10 encodes MRSLMLKCVDCGRYTISEKCPYCQGNTVTVHPARYSPDDKYARYRSPLAYEKSG; translated from the coding sequence ATGAGGAGCCTTATGCTGAAGTGCGTGGATTGCGGCAGGTACACCATCAGCGAGAAGTGTCCGTACTGCCAAGGTAACACGGTGACGGTCCACCCGGCGAGATACTCCCCAGACGACAAGTACGCCCGCTACAGAAGCCCGCTGGCCTACGAGAAGTCCGGCTAA
- a CDS encoding translation initiation factor IF-2 subunit alpha → MSSENPMPEPGEVVVCTVREITSHGIYVNLDQYEGLNGFLHVSEISTGWVRNIERVAKVSQKLVLKVIRANRARREIDLSLRQVTNEERRARVIEWKREERAVAIINAVKKKLGLDDGQTKAIRDKLEEHFGTLYEALETAAKKGDKGLAPLELPENTSRAIAEAAAEKIVPPSYEVGALVEVSSKSPDGIEQVKKTLLAASEFPAAQVHITYAGAPRYRVRITADDYKQADKALEGVLEKIKDGVGKHDTFSFKREISRKHGGAA, encoded by the coding sequence ATGAGCTCAGAGAACCCGATGCCCGAGCCGGGCGAAGTCGTGGTCTGCACAGTCAGAGAGATCACCTCCCACGGTATCTACGTCAACCTGGACCAGTACGAAGGATTGAACGGCTTCCTTCACGTGTCTGAGATATCGACCGGCTGGGTGAGGAACATCGAACGTGTGGCCAAGGTCTCTCAGAAGCTGGTCCTCAAGGTCATCAGGGCCAACAGGGCGAGGCGGGAAATCGACCTCTCGCTCCGACAGGTCACCAACGAGGAGAGACGCGCCCGGGTCATCGAGTGGAAGAGAGAAGAGAGGGCGGTCGCGATTATCAACGCGGTCAAGAAGAAGCTTGGCCTGGACGACGGGCAGACCAAGGCCATCAGAGACAAGCTCGAGGAGCACTTCGGCACGCTGTACGAGGCCCTCGAGACGGCTGCGAAGAAGGGGGACAAGGGGCTCGCGCCCCTCGAGCTTCCGGAGAACACCTCCAGGGCCATCGCCGAGGCCGCAGCCGAGAAGATCGTGCCTCCCAGCTACGAGGTGGGAGCGCTGGTTGAGGTCTCTTCGAAGTCGCCCGACGGCATCGAGCAGGTGAAGAAGACGCTCCTCGCTGCCTCGGAGTTTCCAGCGGCCCAGGTCCACATAACCTATGCCGGCGCTCCGAGGTACAGAGTAAGGATAACCGCGGATGATTACAAACAGGCGGACAAGGCCCTGGAGGGCGTGCTCGAGAAGATCAAAGACGGGGTGGGCAAGCACGACACCTTCAGCTTCAAGCGCGAGATCTCGAGGAAGCACGGCGGGGCAGCATGA
- a CDS encoding 30S ribosomal protein S27e — protein MRRERQPIPKMKSEFLLVKCPDCGEERIIFSNSAKDIGCRGCGRKLAESKGGKSVVLATIVKRLG, from the coding sequence ATGAGGCGCGAGAGGCAGCCCATCCCGAAGATGAAGAGCGAATTCCTGCTGGTCAAGTGTCCCGACTGCGGAGAGGAAAGGATCATCTTCTCGAACTCCGCGAAGGACATCGGCTGCAGGGGATGTGGGAGGAAGCTGGCGGAGAGCAAGGGCGGGAAGTCGGTCGTCCTGGCGACGATAGTGAAGAGGCTCGGTTAG
- a CDS encoding 50S ribosomal protein L44e: MKFPKEMRTNCPWCHKHTLHSVALYKRGKERAGSWGARRQAKRKSGYGGQKFPELIRTAKTTKKATIRLKCKECNREIMRDGIRLRKAEIAA; the protein is encoded by the coding sequence TTGAAGTTTCCAAAGGAAATGAGAACGAACTGCCCCTGGTGTCACAAGCATACCTTGCACTCTGTCGCCCTCTACAAGAGAGGAAAGGAAAGGGCGGGCTCCTGGGGTGCTCGGAGGCAGGCAAAGAGAAAGAGCGGCTACGGCGGCCAGAAGTTCCCTGAACTGATCAGGACCGCAAAGACGACCAAGAAGGCGACCATCAGGCTGAAGTGCAAGGAGTGCAATAGGGAGATAATGAGAGATGGAATCCGACTGAGGAAGGCGGAGATCGCGGCATGA
- the pcn gene encoding proliferating cell nuclear antigen (pcna), translating to MFFAKTSSSQEWKAVASAVKTLVEEATFEATGESMTFRAMDPSHVALVDLSWPNTAFEKYECDKPFKFSLRVEDLVKLIGRSDSKDSVEITSTEEDAIMMKFTNGYKREFTIHLIESTGGAAPLPKLEFDTKVTLTKSIFEKLLSDISVVSDQVTILATKDKLAFSGKSDVGKADIALEKNDADVLELQVGAESKATYSIDYLIGIIKAMGGVSDTLLAEFSTKKPIRLEFKLNDQGARVHYFLAPRVSD from the coding sequence TTGTTCTTCGCGAAGACATCCTCCAGTCAAGAGTGGAAGGCCGTCGCTTCAGCCGTCAAGACCCTCGTGGAAGAGGCAACTTTCGAGGCAACGGGCGAATCCATGACATTCAGGGCCATGGATCCTTCCCACGTCGCCCTGGTCGATCTCTCCTGGCCCAACACCGCCTTCGAGAAGTACGAGTGCGACAAGCCGTTCAAGTTCAGCCTGAGGGTCGAAGACCTGGTGAAGCTGATCGGGAGGTCCGACTCCAAGGACAGCGTCGAGATAACCTCCACGGAGGAGGACGCCATCATGATGAAGTTCACCAACGGCTACAAGCGGGAATTCACGATTCATCTTATCGAGAGCACCGGAGGGGCGGCGCCCCTGCCCAAACTCGAGTTCGACACCAAGGTCACGCTCACGAAGTCCATCTTCGAGAAGCTGCTCAGCGACATATCCGTAGTGTCGGACCAAGTCACGATCCTGGCTACCAAGGACAAGCTCGCCTTCTCGGGCAAGTCTGACGTCGGCAAGGCAGACATAGCCCTGGAGAAGAACGACGCCGACGTGCTCGAGCTCCAGGTGGGCGCGGAGAGCAAGGCCACATACTCCATCGATTACCTAATCGGGATCATCAAGGCGATGGGGGGTGTCTCCGATACCCTGCTCGCGGAGTTCTCTACGAAGAAGCCGATCAGACTCGAGTTCAAGCTCAACGACCAGGGAGCCCGCGTGCACTACTTCCTTGCGCCGCGCGTTTCTGATTAG
- a CDS encoding transcription factor S — MNFCPKCGTRLKLKQIKGPREVSVTLLCDNCGYSRKTGNSVKQATEEELANAAPIKVVGDKENKLNTLPTTKIECPKCGHNEAMWWFLQTRSGDEPPTQFYRCVKCNHTWRSYS; from the coding sequence GTGAATTTCTGCCCGAAGTGCGGGACCCGGCTGAAGCTCAAACAGATCAAGGGACCCCGCGAGGTTTCGGTTACACTCCTGTGCGACAACTGCGGCTACTCCCGGAAGACAGGGAACTCGGTCAAGCAGGCGACCGAGGAGGAACTTGCCAACGCTGCCCCCATCAAGGTGGTGGGCGACAAGGAGAACAAGCTCAACACCCTGCCTACGACGAAGATCGAGTGCCCGAAGTGCGGCCACAACGAGGCCATGTGGTGGTTCCTCCAGACGAGGAGCGGAGACGAGCCTCCGACCCAGTTCTACAGGTGCGTGAAGTGCAACCACACCTGGAGGTCATACTCTTGA